In one Cupriavidus taiwanensis genomic region, the following are encoded:
- a CDS encoding chalcone isomerase family protein, which produces MPSCTPAAMLSRIRCARLRVDTLLRPRFRTGFRPGRRLRLAVVLAALGAVTAAHAVPGPARAVEIAGVRFDDAARVGGKELQLNGAALRTGFLTTGYVAALYLEEKARNAAVVLGTPGAKRLQLRILRETEPPAVVRAIRQGMRDNHSEAQMQGLAARLVQFERTLGEIGTAHKGDVINLDFSPQTGTVVAINGTPRGRPIPGEDFYQALLRVFLGERPVDAGVKRGLLGG; this is translated from the coding sequence ATGCCTAGTTGTACGCCTGCCGCCATGTTGTCCCGCATCCGTTGCGCGCGCCTGCGCGTGGACACTCTCCTCCGCCCCCGCTTCCGCACCGGCTTCCGGCCGGGCCGCCGCCTGCGCCTGGCCGTCGTGCTGGCGGCGCTCGGCGCCGTGACCGCGGCGCATGCCGTGCCGGGGCCGGCACGCGCGGTCGAGATCGCCGGCGTGCGCTTCGACGACGCGGCGCGCGTGGGCGGCAAGGAACTGCAGCTCAATGGCGCGGCGCTGCGCACCGGCTTCCTGACCACGGGCTACGTGGCCGCGCTGTACCTGGAGGAAAAGGCCCGCAACGCGGCCGTGGTACTGGGCACGCCCGGCGCCAAGCGGCTACAGTTACGCATCCTGCGCGAGACCGAGCCGCCGGCGGTGGTGCGCGCGATCCGCCAGGGCATGCGCGACAACCACAGCGAGGCGCAGATGCAGGGGCTGGCGGCGCGGCTGGTACAGTTCGAGCGCACCCTGGGCGAGATCGGCACCGCGCACAAGGGCGACGTCATCAACCTGGATTTTTCCCCGCAAACGGGGACGGTCGTGGCCATCAACGGCACGCCGCGCGGCCGGCCGATTCCCGGCGAAGACTTTTACCAGGCCCTGCTGCGGGTGTTCCTGGGCGAACGCCCGGTCGACGCCGGGGTCAAGCGCGGCCTGCTGGGCGGCTGA
- a CDS encoding AEC family transporter — MSSALLLVPDFSLILIGWLLVRYSPFDRAFWGGVERLVYFVLFPALLLQSTNTAALDFSSTSAMLGLALLVLATGLAGGYAVKWVLRPDPVSFASGLQTAFRFNSYIGLALASRLGGSEGLALMAVIVGCTVPLCNVAAVWALARHGQSALWKELARNPLILATAGGLATNLMGLHAPEVLGMTLNRLGSASTALGLMTVGAGLQVSGASGTAGPVAWWTGVKLLAMPCVAWLVGRHLPLTALQYQIVVLYASLPTASSAYILAVRMGGNGPMVAATISLMTVAAIVTTPLWLALVS; from the coding sequence ATGTCTTCCGCCCTCCTGCTGGTCCCGGACTTCAGCCTGATCCTGATCGGCTGGCTGCTGGTGCGCTATTCCCCCTTCGACCGCGCCTTCTGGGGCGGGGTGGAGCGGCTGGTCTACTTCGTCCTGTTTCCGGCGCTGCTGCTGCAGTCGACCAATACCGCGGCGCTCGACTTCTCGTCGACCTCGGCCATGCTGGGGCTGGCGCTGCTGGTGCTGGCCACCGGCCTGGCCGGCGGCTACGCGGTCAAATGGGTGCTGCGCCCGGACCCGGTCAGCTTTGCCTCGGGGCTGCAGACCGCGTTCCGCTTCAATTCCTATATCGGGCTGGCGCTGGCCTCGCGGCTGGGCGGCTCCGAAGGGCTGGCGCTGATGGCGGTGATCGTCGGCTGCACCGTGCCGCTGTGCAACGTGGCGGCGGTGTGGGCGCTGGCCCGGCATGGCCAGTCCGCGCTGTGGAAGGAACTGGCGCGCAACCCGCTGATCCTGGCCACCGCCGGCGGCCTGGCGACCAACCTGATGGGGCTGCACGCGCCCGAGGTGCTGGGCATGACGCTGAACCGGCTGGGCTCGGCGTCGACCGCGCTGGGCCTGATGACGGTGGGCGCCGGGCTGCAGGTGAGCGGCGCCAGCGGCACCGCCGGGCCGGTGGCGTGGTGGACCGGGGTCAAGCTGCTGGCGATGCCGTGCGTGGCATGGCTGGTGGGGCGGCACCTGCCGCTGACCGCGCTGCAGTACCAGATCGTGGTGCTGTACGCCTCGCTGCCGACCGCCTCGAGCGCCTACATCCTGGCCGTGCGCATGGGCGGCAACGGGCCGATGGTGGCGGCGACGATCTCGCTGATGACGGTGGCGGCGATCGTCACCACGCCGCTGTGGCTGGCGCTGGTGAGCTGA
- the queG gene encoding tRNA epoxyqueuosine(34) reductase QueG, translating into MIDRVAPGPADAPPTPVPVPDPSGHAAAGPGELAALAASIRAWGAALGFASVRIADVDLAHAEPGLLAWLAQGYHGDMDYMANHGLRRARPAELVPGTVRAIVARMPYVPVAGAHAAAADWRRHELARLDDPATAVVSLYARGRDYHKVLRSRLQQLASRIEAEIGKFGYRVFTDSAPVMEVALASQGGLGWRGKHTLLLDRDGGSMFFLGEILVDIPLPADPPEAGHCGSCHRCLDICPTRAIVAPYRLDARRCISYLTIEHKGAIPVEFRAPMGNRVYGCDDCQLACPWNKFAHVATVPDFDVRNGLDAPDMVALFAWTEAEFNQRLEGSPIRRIGHERWLRNLAVGLGNSLRAALSGTRAEDAALAARIRAALLARRETATPMVQEHIDWALAQGGPPAQRAGAD; encoded by the coding sequence ATGATCGACCGAGTCGCCCCCGGGCCGGCGGATGCGCCGCCCACACCAGTACCAGTACCAGACCCCAGCGGCCATGCGGCCGCGGGCCCGGGGGAGCTTGCGGCGCTGGCCGCGTCGATCCGCGCATGGGGCGCCGCGCTGGGCTTTGCCTCGGTGCGCATCGCCGATGTCGACCTCGCGCACGCCGAGCCGGGACTGCTGGCCTGGCTGGCGCAGGGCTACCACGGCGACATGGATTATATGGCCAACCACGGCCTGCGGCGCGCCCGTCCGGCCGAACTGGTGCCCGGCACGGTGCGCGCGATCGTGGCGCGCATGCCCTATGTCCCGGTCGCCGGCGCGCACGCCGCTGCCGCCGACTGGCGCCGCCACGAGCTGGCGCGGCTGGACGATCCGGCCACCGCGGTGGTGTCGTTGTACGCACGCGGGCGCGACTACCACAAGGTGCTGCGCAGCCGGCTGCAGCAACTGGCCAGCCGCATCGAGGCCGAGATCGGCAAGTTCGGCTACCGCGTCTTCACCGATTCGGCCCCGGTGATGGAAGTGGCGCTGGCCAGCCAGGGCGGACTCGGCTGGCGCGGCAAGCATACGCTGCTGCTGGACCGCGACGGCGGCTCGATGTTCTTCCTCGGCGAGATCCTGGTCGACATCCCGCTGCCGGCCGATCCGCCCGAGGCCGGCCATTGCGGCAGCTGCCACCGCTGCCTCGACATCTGCCCCACGCGCGCCATCGTCGCGCCCTACCGGCTCGACGCGCGCCGCTGCATTTCCTATCTCACCATCGAGCACAAGGGCGCGATCCCGGTGGAGTTCCGCGCGCCCATGGGCAACCGCGTCTACGGCTGCGACGACTGCCAGCTGGCGTGCCCCTGGAACAAGTTCGCGCACGTGGCCACGGTGCCGGACTTCGACGTGCGCAATGGCCTGGACGCGCCCGACATGGTGGCGCTGTTCGCTTGGACCGAAGCGGAATTCAACCAGCGCCTCGAAGGCAGCCCGATCCGCCGCATCGGCCATGAGCGCTGGCTGCGCAACCTGGCGGTGGGGCTGGGCAACAGCCTGCGCGCGGCACTGTCCGGCACGCGCGCCGAGGATGCGGCGCTGGCCGCGCGCATCCGCGCCGCGTTGCTGGCGCGGCGCGAGACCGCCACGCCCATGGTGCAGGAACATATCGACTGGGCCCTGGCCCAGGGCGGCCCGCCGGCGCAACGGGCCGGGGCCGACTGA
- the tsaE gene encoding tRNA (adenosine(37)-N6)-threonylcarbamoyltransferase complex ATPase subunit type 1 TsaE gives MPLLEERTLTLPDEAATARLGAALAAAVQAMPPRTVHVQLSGDLGAGKTTLSRAVLRALGHAGKVRSPTYTLCEPYDVARADGSPLTVYHFDLYRFADPEEWLDAGFRDCFAEPAFNLVEWPEKAGRLLGEPDLHMLLQSDMAGADDAGERRSATLRAYTPTGLTLLNAC, from the coding sequence ATGCCCTTGCTTGAAGAACGCACCCTGACGCTGCCCGACGAAGCCGCCACCGCGCGCCTGGGCGCCGCGCTGGCCGCCGCCGTGCAGGCCATGCCGCCGCGCACGGTGCATGTGCAGCTGTCCGGCGACCTGGGCGCCGGCAAGACCACGCTGTCGCGCGCCGTGCTGCGCGCGCTGGGCCATGCGGGCAAGGTCCGCAGCCCCACCTATACGCTGTGCGAGCCCTATGATGTCGCGCGCGCCGATGGTTCGCCGCTGACGGTCTACCACTTCGACCTGTACCGCTTTGCCGATCCCGAAGAGTGGCTCGACGCGGGCTTTCGCGACTGCTTCGCCGAACCGGCCTTCAACCTGGTCGAGTGGCCGGAAAAGGCCGGACGCCTGCTGGGGGAACCGGACCTGCACATGTTGCTCCAATCGGACATGGCCGGCGCCGATGACGCCGGCGAGCGGCGGAGCGCGACCTTGCGCGCCTATACTCCCACTGGACTTACCTTGCTGAACGCATGCTGA
- a CDS encoding N-acetylmuramoyl-L-alanine amidase, whose product MLIKRLATDRPDGPDGLLQARRKWMAQALKLGAGTAVLTLAGPQIAFGAGIVAVRVWPAEDYTRVTIESDAPLAAVHQMIRDPDRLVVDIDGLDLSPTLRELVAKIAPNDPYIQTVRVGQNRPRVVRMVFDLKENVAPQVFTLAPIGSYRNRLVFDLYPVNPPDPLWKLVRDTEEKQRRFATSDPAPGAEGIAGAPAGAEEDAIGALVRRFDEKGEMPPTTAPLPPPVAAARPKPSAPPVPTPNAPVVPPVARDNPTAERPFKMRRLLTVAIDPGHGGEDPGAIGAAGSREKDVVLQIAHRLRAKIDAQPNMRAMMTRDADFFVPLNVRVQKARRVQADLFVSIHADAFLSPEARGASVFALSERGASSTAARWLANKENASDLIGGANMGNKDAQVARVLLDLSTTAQINDSLLVGKAVLGEIGGINKLHKAHVEQAGFAVLKAPDIPSILIETAFISNPEEERKLNDNAHQEQLANAILKGIRAYFARNPPLSKNPSV is encoded by the coding sequence ATGCTGATCAAGCGACTTGCCACCGACCGCCCCGATGGACCCGACGGCCTGCTGCAGGCGCGCCGCAAATGGATGGCGCAGGCACTGAAGCTGGGCGCCGGCACCGCCGTGCTGACGCTGGCCGGTCCGCAGATCGCGTTCGGCGCCGGCATCGTCGCGGTGCGCGTGTGGCCGGCCGAGGACTACACCCGCGTCACCATCGAATCCGATGCACCGCTGGCCGCGGTGCACCAGATGATCCGTGACCCCGACCGGCTGGTGGTCGACATCGACGGCCTCGACCTGTCGCCCACGCTGCGCGAACTGGTGGCCAAGATCGCTCCGAACGACCCGTATATCCAGACCGTGCGCGTCGGCCAGAACCGCCCGCGCGTGGTCCGCATGGTGTTCGACCTGAAGGAAAACGTGGCGCCGCAGGTGTTCACGCTGGCGCCGATCGGCAGCTACCGCAACCGGCTGGTGTTCGACCTGTACCCGGTCAACCCGCCCGACCCGCTGTGGAAGCTGGTGCGCGACACCGAGGAAAAGCAGCGCCGCTTTGCCACCTCGGACCCGGCGCCGGGCGCGGAAGGCATCGCCGGCGCCCCGGCCGGCGCCGAGGAAGACGCCATCGGCGCGCTGGTGCGCCGCTTCGACGAGAAGGGCGAGATGCCGCCCACCACCGCGCCGCTGCCGCCACCGGTGGCCGCGGCCCGGCCGAAGCCCTCGGCACCGCCGGTGCCAACCCCCAACGCCCCCGTGGTGCCGCCGGTCGCGCGCGACAATCCCACCGCCGAGCGACCGTTCAAGATGCGGCGCCTGCTGACCGTGGCGATCGACCCCGGGCATGGCGGCGAAGACCCTGGCGCGATCGGCGCGGCCGGCTCGCGTGAAAAAGACGTGGTGCTGCAGATCGCGCACCGGCTGCGCGCCAAGATCGACGCGCAGCCCAATATGCGCGCGATGATGACGCGCGACGCCGACTTCTTCGTGCCGCTCAATGTGCGCGTGCAGAAGGCGCGCCGCGTGCAGGCCGACCTGTTCGTGTCGATCCACGCCGACGCCTTCCTGTCGCCCGAGGCGCGCGGCGCGTCGGTGTTCGCGCTGTCCGAGCGCGGCGCGTCCAGCACGGCGGCGCGCTGGCTGGCCAACAAGGAAAACGCCTCCGACCTGATCGGCGGCGCCAACATGGGCAACAAGGATGCGCAGGTGGCGCGCGTGCTGCTGGACCTGTCGACCACCGCGCAGATCAACGACAGCCTGCTGGTGGGCAAGGCCGTGCTGGGCGAGATCGGCGGCATCAACAAGCTGCACAAGGCGCACGTGGAACAGGCCGGGTTTGCGGTGCTGAAGGCGCCGGATATCCCGTCGATCCTGATCGAGACCGCCTTCATCAGCAATCCGGAGGAAGAGCGCAAGCTCAACGACAACGCCCACCAGGAGCAGCTGGCCAATGCCATCCTGAAGGGCATCCGCGCTTACTTTGCGCGCAATCCGCCGCTGTCGAAGAATCCGTCCGTGTGA
- a CDS encoding bile acid:sodium symporter family protein has protein sequence MSRIVRNLKKLYDLIDGFVLVMLTAIAIALAAPELGTGDGPLHLGVVTSLGVALVFFLHGAALSRDKLVAGAKHWRLHVFVQVFTYVVFPVVGALLMLSLRNTLPADLLLGVFFLCALPSTVSSSVAMTSMARGNVSGAIFNATISGLIGMLVTPLLMGLVISASGASMPLGKALTGVALQLLLPFALGQLLRPLIGSWLARKKHITNKIDRGVIVLIVYSSFCDATAEGLWHEYQWQTIGAVMGIAAVLLFVVLGFTTLTARRLRFSVEDEITAVFCGSKKSLANGIPMAKILFAGHPALGLLVLPLMVYHQLQLIVCSVIASRYANRDALLEDQATARA, from the coding sequence ATGTCCCGTATTGTCCGCAATCTCAAGAAGCTCTATGACCTGATCGACGGCTTTGTGCTCGTCATGCTGACCGCCATCGCCATCGCGCTGGCGGCGCCCGAGCTCGGCACCGGCGACGGCCCGCTGCACCTCGGCGTGGTGACCAGCCTGGGCGTGGCGCTGGTGTTCTTCCTGCACGGCGCGGCGCTGTCGCGCGACAAGCTGGTGGCGGGCGCCAAGCACTGGCGCCTGCACGTGTTCGTGCAGGTCTTCACCTACGTGGTGTTCCCGGTGGTGGGCGCGCTGCTGATGCTGTCGCTGCGCAATACGCTGCCGGCCGACCTGCTGCTGGGCGTGTTCTTCCTGTGCGCGCTGCCGTCCACGGTGTCGTCGTCGGTGGCAATGACCTCGATGGCGCGCGGCAATGTCTCGGGCGCGATCTTCAACGCCACCATCTCGGGCCTGATCGGCATGCTGGTGACGCCACTGCTGATGGGGCTGGTGATCAGCGCCAGCGGCGCCTCGATGCCGCTGGGCAAGGCGCTGACCGGCGTGGCGCTGCAGCTGCTGCTGCCGTTCGCGCTGGGCCAGCTGCTGCGTCCGCTGATCGGCAGCTGGCTCGCCAGGAAGAAGCACATCACCAACAAGATCGACCGCGGCGTGATCGTGCTGATCGTCTACTCCTCGTTTTGCGACGCCACCGCCGAAGGCCTGTGGCATGAGTACCAGTGGCAGACCATCGGCGCCGTGATGGGGATCGCCGCGGTGCTGCTGTTCGTGGTGCTGGGCTTCACCACGCTGACCGCGCGCCGCCTGCGTTTTTCCGTCGAGGACGAAATCACCGCGGTGTTCTGCGGCTCGAAGAAGAGCCTGGCCAACGGCATCCCGATGGCCAAGATCCTGTTTGCCGGCCATCCGGCGCTGGGCTTGCTGGTGCTGCCGCTGATGGTCTATCACCAGCTGCAGCTGATCGTCTGCTCGGTGATCGCATCGCGCTATGCCAACCGCGATGCCTTGCTGGAGGACCAGGCCACGGCGCGCGCCTGA
- a CDS encoding LysR family transcriptional regulator yields the protein MNYTLRQLRVFLAVASSGGFSRAADAVGLTQPAVSRGVAELEDALGVRLLDRTTREVVLTEAGHALAPALERLLGQLDDTLEETRQLGERYRGRVVIAGAPTISARLMPLYVAACAAQYPEIRLTVRDNVQADGLEQVRAGAVDFGVLIDPLVRDGLLVEPVATDPFCFVCRRDHPLAQAEAVPWSALHGMRLVLLDFASGSRPLIDRVFGRHGVVPRVVQELGHSASVFGMVEAGIGASVLPSFSLPLPAASPLVWRPLVPREERSIVMVRREDRSLSPAAAAVWELVRRLTVRAEAPTISAAA from the coding sequence ATGAATTACACATTGCGCCAGCTGCGCGTGTTCCTGGCGGTGGCCAGCAGCGGTGGCTTCAGCCGCGCCGCGGACGCGGTCGGACTGACCCAGCCGGCGGTCAGCCGAGGCGTCGCCGAACTGGAAGACGCGCTCGGCGTGCGCCTGCTGGACCGCACCACGCGCGAAGTGGTCCTGACCGAAGCCGGCCATGCGCTGGCACCCGCGCTGGAACGCCTGCTCGGGCAACTGGACGACACCCTCGAGGAAACCCGGCAGCTCGGTGAGCGCTATCGCGGCCGTGTGGTGATAGCCGGCGCGCCGACGATCTCCGCCCGGCTGATGCCGCTCTACGTGGCCGCCTGCGCCGCGCAATATCCGGAAATCCGCCTGACCGTGCGCGACAACGTCCAGGCGGACGGGCTGGAGCAGGTCCGCGCCGGCGCGGTGGACTTCGGCGTGCTGATCGATCCGCTGGTGCGTGACGGCTTGCTGGTGGAGCCGGTGGCGACCGACCCGTTCTGCTTCGTTTGCCGGCGCGACCATCCACTGGCGCAGGCGGAAGCGGTGCCGTGGTCGGCGCTGCATGGGATGCGGCTGGTGCTGCTGGACTTTGCCTCGGGCAGCCGGCCGCTGATCGACCGCGTGTTCGGCCGCCATGGCGTGGTGCCGCGCGTGGTGCAGGAACTGGGCCATTCGGCCAGCGTGTTCGGCATGGTCGAGGCCGGCATCGGCGCGTCGGTGCTGCCGTCGTTTTCGCTGCCGCTGCCGGCGGCGTCGCCGCTGGTCTGGCGCCCGCTGGTGCCGCGCGAGGAGCGCAGCATCGTCATGGTGCGGCGCGAGGACCGCTCCCTGTCGCCGGCCGCGGCGGCGGTGTGGGAACTGGTGCGGCGCCTGACCGTGCGGGCCGAGGCGCCAACCATCAGCGCCGCGGCCTGA
- a CDS encoding class I SAM-dependent methyltransferase, with protein MQQQELVAAQFGASASAYLTSAVHASGADLQQLKDELAALIPVAKRARSRVLDLGCGAGHASFAAAAVAGEVTACDLSADMLAVVEAAARERGLDHVRTRQGAAEQLPFDDGSFCAVVSRMSAHHWRDVPAALAEIRRVLKPGGKVVLIDIAGAPDPLRDTWLQSVELLRDPSHVRDYTPAGWRVMFEAAGFAADAIAVSDIWRIGIEFDSWVQRMRTPALAVAAIRHLWQVAPAEVRQHYRVQADGSFELEAVMVTAR; from the coding sequence ATGCAGCAACAGGAACTCGTCGCCGCCCAGTTCGGCGCCAGCGCCAGCGCCTATCTCACCAGCGCGGTCCATGCCAGCGGCGCCGACCTGCAGCAACTGAAGGACGAACTGGCCGCGCTGATTCCCGTGGCCAAGCGCGCGCGCAGCCGCGTGCTCGACCTGGGCTGTGGCGCCGGCCATGCCAGCTTTGCCGCCGCCGCGGTGGCGGGCGAGGTGACCGCCTGCGATTTGTCGGCCGACATGCTCGCGGTGGTCGAGGCCGCGGCGCGCGAGCGCGGGCTGGACCACGTGCGCACCCGCCAGGGCGCGGCCGAGCAACTGCCGTTCGACGATGGCAGCTTCTGCGCGGTGGTGTCGCGCATGAGCGCGCACCACTGGCGCGACGTGCCGGCCGCGCTGGCCGAAATCCGCCGCGTGCTCAAGCCCGGCGGCAAGGTGGTGCTGATCGACATCGCCGGCGCGCCGGACCCGCTGCGCGATACCTGGCTGCAATCGGTCGAACTGCTGCGCGATCCCTCGCACGTACGCGACTACACCCCGGCGGGCTGGCGCGTGATGTTCGAAGCCGCGGGCTTTGCCGCGGATGCGATTGCCGTATCCGACATCTGGCGCATCGGCATCGAGTTCGACAGCTGGGTGCAGCGCATGCGCACGCCGGCGCTGGCGGTGGCCGCGATCCGGCATCTGTGGCAGGTGGCGCCCGCGGAAGTGCGCCAGCACTATCGCGTGCAGGCAGACGGCAGTTTCGAGCTGGAAGCGGTGATGGTCACCGCGCGCTGA
- a CDS encoding helix-turn-helix transcriptional regulator, producing MPPLAPPATPPAAARSPPASREAVLGAFLRAHRERLAPADVGLAPGQRRRTPGLRREEVAQLAGLSTTWVTWLEQGRPVALSARALASLAAALRLSRAERAYLFELAGRRDPHHAGGEPVPAAVLASVHAIDGPAYLLDRQWTALAWNASAADLFTGWLDAAATERNLLRAMFLSPALQALVQDWPHRAARLVAEFRAHSIRHAEAAPTRALIEGLMAESADFRAAWLSQDVEEREGGRRGFRHPRQGALQFEQLTLVPAAAPGLMLVMLLPG from the coding sequence ATGCCGCCACTCGCCCCGCCTGCCACCCCTCCTGCCGCCGCGCGATCCCCGCCCGCATCGCGCGAAGCCGTGCTCGGCGCCTTCCTGCGCGCGCACCGCGAACGCCTGGCGCCGGCGGACGTGGGGCTGGCGCCCGGCCAGCGCCGCCGCACCCCCGGCCTGCGCCGCGAGGAGGTGGCGCAGCTGGCAGGACTGAGCACAACCTGGGTCACGTGGCTGGAGCAGGGCCGGCCGGTGGCGCTGTCGGCGCGCGCGCTGGCCAGCCTCGCCGCGGCGCTGCGGCTGTCGCGCGCCGAGCGCGCCTACCTGTTCGAGCTGGCCGGCCGGCGCGATCCGCACCACGCTGGCGGCGAGCCGGTGCCAGCCGCGGTGCTGGCCAGCGTGCATGCCATCGACGGGCCGGCTTACCTGCTCGATCGCCAATGGACCGCGCTGGCCTGGAACGCCTCGGCCGCGGACCTGTTCACCGGCTGGCTCGACGCCGCCGCCACCGAGCGCAACCTGCTGCGCGCGATGTTCCTGTCGCCGGCGCTGCAGGCACTGGTGCAGGACTGGCCGCACCGCGCCGCGCGCCTGGTGGCCGAATTCCGAGCGCACAGCATCCGCCATGCCGAAGCGGCACCGACGCGGGCGTTGATCGAGGGATTGATGGCGGAGAGCGCGGACTTCCGCGCCGCCTGGCTGTCGCAGGACGTGGAAGAGCGCGAGGGCGGGCGCCGCGGCTTTCGCCATCCGCGCCAGGGCGCGCTGCAATTCGAGCAGCTGACGCTGGTGCCGGCGGCGGCGCCGGGGCTGATGCTGGTGATGCTGCTGCCCGGCTGA
- a CDS encoding 3-hydroxyacyl-CoA dehydrogenase encodes MEIKDNVFIITGGASGLGAGTARLLAEAAARVVIADLNEAAGQALASEIGGQFVRCDVTSEADGQAVVAAAQSLGRLAGLVNCAGIATANKTVGKNGPHPLDAFDKTIRINLVGTFNMIRLAAAAMVQNTPDSEGERGVIINTASVAAFDGQIGQAAYAASKGGVVGMTLAIARDLARDGVRCMTIAPGLFETPMLLGMPQEVQDALGKMVPFPSRLGRPAEYAKLARSIIENPMLNGEVIRLDGAIRMQPK; translated from the coding sequence GTGGAAATCAAGGACAACGTATTCATCATCACCGGCGGCGCGTCCGGCCTGGGCGCCGGTACGGCCCGTCTGCTCGCCGAAGCCGCCGCCCGGGTCGTCATTGCCGACCTGAACGAAGCCGCCGGCCAGGCCCTGGCAAGCGAGATCGGCGGCCAGTTCGTGCGCTGCGACGTGACCTCGGAAGCCGATGGCCAGGCCGTGGTCGCCGCGGCGCAGTCGCTCGGCCGCCTGGCCGGCCTGGTCAACTGCGCCGGCATTGCCACCGCCAACAAGACGGTCGGCAAGAACGGCCCGCATCCGCTCGATGCCTTCGACAAGACCATCCGCATCAACCTGGTCGGCACCTTCAACATGATCCGCCTGGCCGCCGCGGCGATGGTGCAGAACACGCCGGACAGCGAGGGCGAGCGCGGCGTGATCATCAATACCGCGTCGGTGGCAGCGTTCGATGGCCAGATCGGGCAGGCCGCCTATGCCGCGTCCAAGGGCGGCGTGGTCGGCATGACGCTGGCGATCGCGCGCGACCTGGCGCGCGACGGCGTGCGCTGCATGACCATCGCCCCGGGCCTGTTCGAGACCCCGATGCTGCTGGGCATGCCGCAGGAGGTGCAGGACGCGCTCGGCAAGATGGTGCCGTTCCCGTCGCGGCTGGGCCGGCCCGCCGAATATGCGAAGCTGGCGCGCTCGATCATCGAGAACCCGATGCTCAACGGCGAGGTGATCCGGCTGGACGGCGCGATCCGGATGCAGCCCAAGTAA
- the adk gene encoding adenylate kinase, translated as MRLILLGAPGAGKGTQAKFICEKFGIPQISTGDMLRAAVKAGTPLGVEAKKVMDAGGLVSDDIIIGLVKDRLKQDDCKSGYLFDGFPRTIPQAEAMKDAGVAIDYVLEIDVPFDAIIERMSGRRVHVASGRTYHLKYNPPKAPGVDDETGEPLIQRDDDKEETVKKRLDVYSQQTRPLVDYYSAWAANGDAAAKVAPPKYRKILGVGNVDEITARVFEALK; from the coding sequence ATGCGTTTGATCCTGTTGGGTGCGCCTGGCGCCGGCAAAGGCACGCAAGCCAAGTTCATCTGCGAGAAGTTCGGCATTCCGCAAATCTCCACCGGCGACATGCTGCGCGCCGCGGTCAAGGCCGGCACGCCGCTGGGCGTGGAAGCCAAGAAAGTGATGGACGCGGGCGGACTGGTGTCGGACGACATCATCATCGGCCTGGTGAAGGACCGCCTGAAGCAGGACGACTGCAAGAGCGGCTACCTGTTCGACGGCTTCCCGCGCACGATTCCGCAAGCCGAGGCGATGAAGGACGCCGGCGTGGCGATCGACTACGTGCTCGAGATCGACGTGCCGTTCGACGCCATCATCGAACGCATGAGCGGGCGCCGCGTGCATGTGGCCTCGGGCCGCACCTATCACCTCAAGTACAACCCGCCCAAGGCGCCGGGCGTCGACGACGAGACCGGCGAACCGCTGATCCAGCGCGACGACGACAAGGAAGAAACCGTCAAGAAGCGCCTCGACGTCTACTCGCAGCAAACCCGCCCGCTGGTCGACTACTACTCGGCATGGGCGGCCAACGGCGACGCCGCGGCCAAGGTGGCGCCGCCGAAGTACCGCAAGATCCTGGGCGTCGGCAATGTCGACGAGATCACGGCACGGGTGTTCGAAGCGTTGAAGTAA